From the genome of Paracidovorax avenae:
GAACTACGGAGACCTCCTCCAGCAGCCGCTAGGCTGCATGTTCGCGCCTGCACGTCACTCATTGTTGCCTGCACCCCCGAAAAAGCGCGGACATCGTTCCGCGTTTTTTTTTCGCCTTCGCTTTTCTCGCGCATCCTCCCGTCGAACCAAGGCTCCATCACATGATCCGGATCACGCTCCCCGACAACTCCCAACGCGAATACGCCGGCCCCGTCTCCGTGGCCGACGTGGCCCAGTCCATCGGGCCGGGGCTCGCCAAGATGACCGTGGCCGGCAAGGTCGATGGCCGCCTGGTGGACGCCAGCGATGTGATCGACCACGACGCGCGCCTGCAGATCATCACTCCGCGGGACCAGGAGGGCGTGGAAATCATCCGCCACTCCTGCGCCCACCTGGTGGGCCATGCCGTCAAGCAGCTCTACCCGACGGCGAAGATGGTGATCGGCCCGGTGATCGAGGAGGGCTTCTACTACGACATCGCCTATGAGCGTCCCTTCACGCCCGAAGACCTCGCGGCGATCGAGCAGCGCATGAAGGAACTCATCGCGCAGGATTATGACGTCGTCAAGAAGATGACGCCCCGCGACGAGGTGATCGAAGTCTTCCGCGAGCGTGGCGAGGAATACAAGCTGCGCCTCGTGGAGGACATGCCCGACGAGAAGGCCATGGGCCTGTACTACCACCAGGAATACGTGGACATGTGCCGCGGCCCGCACGTGCCGAACACCCGCTTCCTGAAAGTGTTCAAGCTCACGCGCGTCTCCGGTGCCTACTGGCGCGGCGATGCCAAGAACGAGCAGCTGCAGCGCATCTACGGCACCGCCTGGGCCGACAAGAAGGACCTGGAGGCGTACGTCAAGCGCATCGAGGAAGCCGAAAAGCGCGACCACCGTCGCCTCGGCCGCGAGCTCGACCTGTTCCACATCGACGAGCACTCCCCCGGCACGGTCTTCTGGCACCCGAAGGGCTGGACGATCTGGCAGGGCGTGGAGCAGTACATGCGCCAGGTGTACCGCGACAACGGCTACCAGGAGGTCAAGGGCCCGCAGATCCTCGACAAGCACCTCTGGGAGAAGACGGGCCACTGGGACAAGTACCGCGAGAACATGTTCACGACGGAGAGCGAGAAGCACGACTACGCCCTCAAGCCGATGAACTGCCCCGGCCACATCCTGATCTTCAACCAGGGCGTGAAGAGCTACCGCGACCTGCCGCTGCGCTACGGCGAGTTCGGCCAGTGCCACCGCAACGAACCCACGGGCGGCCTGCACGGCATCATGCGCGTGCGCGCCTTCACGCAGGACGACGGACACATCTTCTGCACCGAGGACCAGATCCAGCAGGAGTGCATCAACTTCACGGCCCTGCTGCAGAAGGTCTACAAGGATTTCGGCTTCACCGACATCATCTACAAGGTGGCGACGCGCCCTGAAAAGCGCATCGGCTCGGAAGAAAGCTGGGACAAGGCCGAGAATGCCCTCATCGAGAGCCTGAAGGCCTCGGGCTGCGACTACCAGATCGCGGTGGGCGACGGCGCGTTCTACGGCCCGAAGCTCGAGTACACGCTGCGCGACGCGATCGGCCGCCACTGGCAGTGCGGCACCATCCAGGTGGATCCGTCCATGCCGGAGCGCCTGGGCGCGGAATATGTGGGGGAGGACGGCCAGCGCCACCGTCCCATCGTGCTGCACCGCGCCATCGTCGGCAGCCTGGAGCGTTTCATCGGCATCCTGATCGAGCAGCACGCGGGCGCACTGCCCGTCTGGCTGGCCCCGGTGCAGGTGGCGGTGCTCAACATTACAGGCGCGCAGGACGATTACTGTCGCGAAATTGCCGCAAAGCTCCAAAAAGCGCTGCCGAATCAAGGCCTTAGGGTGGAGCTGGATCTGCGCAACGAGAAGATTACGTATAAAATACGAGAGCATTCGTTGCAAAAGCTGCCCTATATCCTCGTCGTCGGTGACAAGGAGAAGGCGGCTGGAGCCGTTGCCGTGCGGGCGCGGGGTAACCGTGATCTGGGTGTGATGCCGCTGGAGGCCTTCATTTCCCTGATCGGGCAGGACATCGCCGACAAGGTCTGATGTGCTGCCGGGTACGCCGCAGAGATCCCGCCATGCCACGGCGTATCGCCACATTTTTCGTGGCTTGTTGATTGAAGGAATACAGCCATCGCTACTGAATTTCGTGACCGTCGCCAGCGCGAGGAGCGCAAGCACCGCCTGAACCGTGAAATCATGGCTCCCGAGGTTCGCCTCTCCGGGCCGGACAACGAGCCGCTCGGGGTGGTCAGCCTCATGGAAGCCCTTCGCATGGCGGGCGAGCTGGATGTGGACCTGGTGGAGATTGCCGCTACGGCCAACCCTCCCGTGTGCCGCCTTGTGGACTATGGAAAGTTCAAGTACCAAGAGCAGAAGCGCGCGGCCGAGGCCAAGGCCAAGCAGACGGTCATTGAAATCAAGGAAGTGAAGTTCCGTCCCGGTACGGACGACGGCGACTACAACATCAAGCTGCGCAACATCCGCCGTTTCCTCGCCGAAGGCGACAAGTGCAAGATCACGCTCCGCTTCCGCGGGCGTGAAATCACCCACCAGGAAATCGGCCTCGCGCTGCTCAACCGCATTCGCGACGACCTCGGTGACACCATCGTGGTCGAGCAGTTTCCGAAGCTCGAAGGGCGCCAGATGATCATGATGATCGCGCCCGGCAAGCGCAAGCCCGCCGCGAAGGCGGTGGCGGAAGGGGCCCCGGCCACCTGAGTGGCGGGCCAGGAGTGTCTCCGGATGCATGCGAGTGCATCCGGGCATGGCATGGGTCTCGTACCCTGCCGCGGCCGTCCATGGCGGCTGCAAAAGAAGTGGCTCGGGGCCTGCAAGTTTGCAGATGGGTCTGCAAACGCCTCGCGAGCACGACAAAAAGGAGCATTGAAATGCCCAAAATGAAGACCAAGAGCAGCGCGAAAAAGCGTTTCCGCGTTCGTCCCGGTGGCACCGTCAAGCGCGGTCAAGCCTTCAAGCGTCACATCCTGACCAAGAAGACCACCAAGAACAAGCGTCACCTGCGCGGTGCCGTGTCCGTGCATGAGACCAACATGGGTCACATGGCACAGATGCTGCCCTTTGCCGGCCTCTGATTCAGACGAACAAGGAGTACACACATGCCTCGCGTCAAACGTGGTGTAACGGCACGCGCCCGTCACAAGAAAGTTCTGGCCCTCTCCAAGGGTTTCCGCGGCCGCCGCGGCAACGTCTTCCGCATCGCCAAGCAGGCGGTGATGAAGGCAGGCCAATACGCCTACCGTGACCGCCGTACCAAGAAGCGCGTGTTCCGCCAACTGTGGATCGCCCGTATCAATGCCGCTTCCCGCGAACTGGGCCTGACCTACAGCCAGTTCACGAACGGCCTGAAGAAGGCTGCCATCGAGATCGACCGCAAGATGCTGGCCGACCTCGCGGTGCACGACAAGGCTGCCTTCGGGAGCATCGTGGAACAAGTCAAGGCCAAGCTGGCCGCCGCTTGATCTCACGATCGGCAGCTATCCTCTCCGGGTAGCTTGCCTGCGCAACAACAGCAAGGGCTAGGGCTTGAAAAGGCGCTAGCCCTTGTTTATTTCTCCAAGACGACAAAGAGTTGGTATGAACGAGCTGGATTCCCTGGTAGATGCCGCCCGCAGGATGTTCGCGGACGCGGCCACGCCCACCGACCTGGAAAATGCCAAGGCCCAGTTCCTGGGCAAGGCCGGGCGGGTGACCGAACTCCTCAAGGGCCTGGCCCAGCTGCCGGTCGAGGAGAAGAAGTCCCGGGGTGCCGCGGTGAACGTGGCCAAGCAGGCCATCGAGCAGGCCCTGAACGAGCGCCGCCAGGCCCTGGCCGACGCCGAACTGCAGGCGCAACTGCAGGCCGAGGCGCTCGACGTCACGCTGCCCGGCCGCCAGCGGGGGCAGGGCGGCCTGCATCCTGTCTCGCTCACCCTGGAGCGCATCGAGGGCATCTTCGGGTCCATGGGATTCGACGTGGCGGACGGCCCGGAAATCGAATCCGACTGGTTCAACTTCACGGCATTGAACACGCCCGAGGACCATCCCGCGCGCTCGATGCACGACACCTTCTACGTGGAAGGCGGCACCGCATCCGCCCCGTTGCTGCTGCGCACGCACACGAGTCCGATGCAGATCCGCCATGCCGTCCAGCACGTGAAGAAGCACCGCGCGCTGCTGGACGCCGGCCAGCCCATGCCCGAGATCCGCGTGATCGCGCCGGGCCGTACCTACCGGGTGGACAGCGATGCCACGCACTCGCCGATGTTCCACCAGTGCGAAGGGCTCTGGATCGGCGAGAACGTCAGTTTCAAGGACCTGAAGGTCGTGTTCACCGCCTTCTGCCGCACCTTCTTCGAAAGCGACGATCTGGTGCTGCGGTTCCGCCCGAGCTTCTTCCCCTTCACCGAGCCGAGCGCCGAGATCGACATCCAGTTCCAGGACGGTCCGCTGGCAGGCCGCTGGCTGGAAGTGGCGGGATCCGGGCAGGTGCACCCCAACGTGGTGCGCAACATGGGTCTCGATCCCGAGAAGTACATCGGTTTCGCGTTCGGCATGGGCCCCGACCGGCTGACCATGCTGCGCTACGGCGTCAACGACCTGCGCCTGTTCTTCGACGGGGATATCCGTTTCCTTTCGCAGTTCCAGTAATCGCCGAACCCCTTTCCGACTTCGCCGCGCGGGCCCGGCCTGCGCGGCGCCGGTCGTTCCTTTTGAACCGACTATGCAATTTCCTGAATCCTGGCTGCGCGAATTCTGCAACCCGCCCCTGTCCACGGCAGAGCTGGCCGAAACCCTCACCATGGCAGGCCTGGAGGTGGAGGAGTTGTCCCCCGTCGCGCCCCCGTTCCATGGCGTGGTGGTGGGTGAGATCAAGGAGGCGGTGCAGCATCCCAATGCCGACAGGCTGCGGGTGTGCCAGGTCGATGTCGGCCAGCCCGCGCTGCTGAACATCGTCTGCGGTGCGGCCAACGCCCGCGTGGGCATCAAGGTGCCCTGCGCCACGGTGGGCGCCGAATTGCCCCCGGGCGAGGACGGCAAGCCCTTCGCCATCAAGGTGGGCAAGCTCCGCGGCGTGGAGAGCCAGGGCATGCTCTGCTCCGCGCGCGAGCTCAAACTCTCGGAAGACCATGAGGGCCTGTTCGAGCTGCCGTCGGATGCGCCGGTGGGGCAGGACATCCGCCAGTATCTTGCGCTCGACGACACGCTGTTCACGCTCAAGCTCACGCCCAACCTGGCCCACGCCCTGAGCGTGTACGGCATCGCGCGCGAAGTTTCGGCATTGACGGGCGCACCGCTGCGCGAGCCCGTGTTCACCGCGGCTCCGGTGGGCAGCGCCGATGTGCTGCCCGTGAAGATCAGTGCGCCGGACCTGTGCGGACGTTTCTCCGGCCGCGTGGTGCGGCACATCAACGCGAAAGCGTCCACGCCCCGCTGGATGCTGGATCGCCTCGCGCGCTGCGGCCAGCGAGGCGTGTCGCCGCTGGTGGACATCTCCAACTATGTGATGTTCGAACTGGGCCGGCCTTCGCACATCTTCGACCTGGAGAAGATCCATGGCGGGCTGGACGTGCGCTGGGGCCGCGAGGGCGAGTCGCTGAAGCTGCTCAATGGCGCCACGGTCGATGTCGATGGCCAGGTCGGCGTGATCGCCGACGAACGGCAGGTCGAGTCGCTGGCCGGCATCATGGGCGGGGACGCCACCGCGGTGTCCGATGGCACGCGCCACATCTACATCGAGGCGGCCTTCTGGTGGCCCAAGGCGGTGGCAGGCCGGTCGCGCCGCTTCAACTTCTCCACCGATGCGGGCCATCGTTTCGAACGCGGCGTGGACCCGCGGTTGACGGTGGAGCATATCGAGCGCATCACGCAACTGGTGCTGGAGATCTGCGGCACGCCCGAGACGGTCTGCGGACCGATCGACGACCAGGCGCCGAACATGCCCCAGGCCCGGCCGGTGACGCTGCGCGTCGAGCGCGCCGCGAAGGTGATCGGCATGCCGCTCACGCTGGCGCAGTGCGCCGATGCGTTGCGCAAGCTCGGGTTGCAGCCGGAGGAAGGCGACGGCCGTCTCACGGTCACGCCGCCGTCCTATCGTTTCGACCTCGCAATCGAGGAAGACCTGATCGAGGAAGTGGTGCGCATCGTGGGCTACGGCCAGTTGCCCGAGACGCCGCCCCTCGCGCCGATCACGCCCAAGCTGCGGCGCGAAGACCGCCGCAGCGCATTCGCGGTGCGTCGCGAGCTTGCGGCTCTCGGCTACCAGGAGACCATCAATTTCAGCTTCGTGGAAGAGCAGTGGGAGCGTGATCTCGCGGGCAATGCGGAGCCCATCCGGCTGCTGAATCCCATCGCCAGCCAGATGAGCGTCATGCGCTCGTCGCTGCTCGGATCGCTGCTGCAGGTGCTGAAGTTCAACCTCGACCGCAAGGCGCCCCGGGTGCGCGTGTTCGAGCTGGGCCGCGTGTTCCTGCGCGATGCGGGCGTGGCCGGCTCCGACACCACGGTCGAAGGTTTCCACCAGCCGATGCGTGTCGCAGGCGCGGCCTACGGGGCAGCGGATGTGCTGCAGTGGAGCCGCAAGGACGACGCAGTGGACTTCTTCGACGTCAAGGGCGACGTGGAAGCGCTGCTTGCACCGCGCAAGGCCGTGTTCGAGCCCGCCGAGCATCCGGCGATGCACCCGGGGCGCTGCGCGCGCGTGCTGCTGGAAGGACGCAGCATCGGCTTCGTCGGCGAGCTCCATCCCAAGTGGCGCCAGCAGTGGGACTTTGCCCAGGCTCCGGTACTGTTCGAACTCGAGCTGGATGCGGCG
Proteins encoded in this window:
- the thrS gene encoding threonine--tRNA ligase gives rise to the protein MIRITLPDNSQREYAGPVSVADVAQSIGPGLAKMTVAGKVDGRLVDASDVIDHDARLQIITPRDQEGVEIIRHSCAHLVGHAVKQLYPTAKMVIGPVIEEGFYYDIAYERPFTPEDLAAIEQRMKELIAQDYDVVKKMTPRDEVIEVFRERGEEYKLRLVEDMPDEKAMGLYYHQEYVDMCRGPHVPNTRFLKVFKLTRVSGAYWRGDAKNEQLQRIYGTAWADKKDLEAYVKRIEEAEKRDHRRLGRELDLFHIDEHSPGTVFWHPKGWTIWQGVEQYMRQVYRDNGYQEVKGPQILDKHLWEKTGHWDKYRENMFTTESEKHDYALKPMNCPGHILIFNQGVKSYRDLPLRYGEFGQCHRNEPTGGLHGIMRVRAFTQDDGHIFCTEDQIQQECINFTALLQKVYKDFGFTDIIYKVATRPEKRIGSEESWDKAENALIESLKASGCDYQIAVGDGAFYGPKLEYTLRDAIGRHWQCGTIQVDPSMPERLGAEYVGEDGQRHRPIVLHRAIVGSLERFIGILIEQHAGALPVWLAPVQVAVLNITGAQDDYCREIAAKLQKALPNQGLRVELDLRNEKITYKIREHSLQKLPYILVVGDKEKAAGAVAVRARGNRDLGVMPLEAFISLIGQDIADKV
- the infC gene encoding translation initiation factor IF-3, which produces MAPEVRLSGPDNEPLGVVSLMEALRMAGELDVDLVEIAATANPPVCRLVDYGKFKYQEQKRAAEAKAKQTVIEIKEVKFRPGTDDGDYNIKLRNIRRFLAEGDKCKITLRFRGREITHQEIGLALLNRIRDDLGDTIVVEQFPKLEGRQMIMMIAPGKRKPAAKAVAEGAPAT
- the rpmI gene encoding 50S ribosomal protein L35; the encoded protein is MPKMKTKSSAKKRFRVRPGGTVKRGQAFKRHILTKKTTKNKRHLRGAVSVHETNMGHMAQMLPFAGL
- the rplT gene encoding 50S ribosomal protein L20 produces the protein MPRVKRGVTARARHKKVLALSKGFRGRRGNVFRIAKQAVMKAGQYAYRDRRTKKRVFRQLWIARINAASRELGLTYSQFTNGLKKAAIEIDRKMLADLAVHDKAAFGSIVEQVKAKLAAA
- the pheS gene encoding phenylalanine--tRNA ligase subunit alpha; amino-acid sequence: MNELDSLVDAARRMFADAATPTDLENAKAQFLGKAGRVTELLKGLAQLPVEEKKSRGAAVNVAKQAIEQALNERRQALADAELQAQLQAEALDVTLPGRQRGQGGLHPVSLTLERIEGIFGSMGFDVADGPEIESDWFNFTALNTPEDHPARSMHDTFYVEGGTASAPLLLRTHTSPMQIRHAVQHVKKHRALLDAGQPMPEIRVIAPGRTYRVDSDATHSPMFHQCEGLWIGENVSFKDLKVVFTAFCRTFFESDDLVLRFRPSFFPFTEPSAEIDIQFQDGPLAGRWLEVAGSGQVHPNVVRNMGLDPEKYIGFAFGMGPDRLTMLRYGVNDLRLFFDGDIRFLSQFQ
- the pheT gene encoding phenylalanine--tRNA ligase subunit beta, encoding MQFPESWLREFCNPPLSTAELAETLTMAGLEVEELSPVAPPFHGVVVGEIKEAVQHPNADRLRVCQVDVGQPALLNIVCGAANARVGIKVPCATVGAELPPGEDGKPFAIKVGKLRGVESQGMLCSARELKLSEDHEGLFELPSDAPVGQDIRQYLALDDTLFTLKLTPNLAHALSVYGIAREVSALTGAPLREPVFTAAPVGSADVLPVKISAPDLCGRFSGRVVRHINAKASTPRWMLDRLARCGQRGVSPLVDISNYVMFELGRPSHIFDLEKIHGGLDVRWGREGESLKLLNGATVDVDGQVGVIADERQVESLAGIMGGDATAVSDGTRHIYIEAAFWWPKAVAGRSRRFNFSTDAGHRFERGVDPRLTVEHIERITQLVLEICGTPETVCGPIDDQAPNMPQARPVTLRVERAAKVIGMPLTLAQCADALRKLGLQPEEGDGRLTVTPPSYRFDLAIEEDLIEEVVRIVGYGQLPETPPLAPITPKLRREDRRSAFAVRRELAALGYQETINFSFVEEQWERDLAGNAEPIRLLNPIASQMSVMRSSLLGSLLQVLKFNLDRKAPRVRVFELGRVFLRDAGVAGSDTTVEGFHQPMRVAGAAYGAADVLQWSRKDDAVDFFDVKGDVEALLAPRKAVFEPAEHPAMHPGRCARVLLEGRSIGFVGELHPKWRQQWDFAQAPVLFELELDAALARDVPRFAAVGKQQAVERDIAIVVSEQTTHADVMRVIGGALPATRLRSAVLFDVFRPRRGKDGEPVAGFAPGEKSFAVRLALGDGVTALTDAEIDESLQAVLRQLEQQLGARLR